One Spinacia oleracea cultivar Varoflay chromosome 4, BTI_SOV_V1, whole genome shotgun sequence DNA segment encodes these proteins:
- the LOC110795342 gene encoding eukaryotic translation initiation factor 3 subunit B gives MTVDIDELAASHNIDLTQIDLDSIHLPPGEDCGILSDDEDLRAEENTEFDPGYSNIIVVDHLPQVPKEKFDKLESVIRKIYSQIGVIKENGFWMPVDPATEKTLGYCFIVYNTPQEAELAKEKTHGYKLDKSHIFAVNLFDEIDKFMKVPDEWAPPEIKPYTPTKNLQHWLTDSKARDQFVIRAGEHTEVLWNDARHMKPDPVYTRRFWTESFVQWSPLGTYLATVHHQGAAVWGGADTFDRIHRYAHPMVKFIDFSPGENFLVTYSSHEPSNPRDTHRVVINIFDVRTGKVRRDFKGSADEFAVGGTGGLTGVNWPIFKWAGGKDDKYFARIGKNVVSVYETETFSLIDKKSIKVENVMDFCWSPTDPILALFVPELGNQPVQVSLYQIPSKVEIRQKNLFSVSDCKMYWQSNGEYLAVKVDRYTKTKKSTYTGFELFRIKERDIPIEVLELENKNDKIIAFSWEPKGHRFAVIHGDNPRPDVSFYSMKTAHHTSRVSKLTTLKSKQANALYWSPSGRYIILAGLKGFNGQLEFFNVDELETMATTEHFMCTDIEWDPTGRYVATAVTSVHEMENGFNIWSFNGKLLYRILKDHFFQFIWRPRPPTLLTPEKEEEIAKNLKRYSKKYEAEDQDVSLLLSEQDREKRKQLKEEWESWVNKWKKYHEEEKLERENLREGEVSDDDEEYEAKEVEYEEVVGVEEEIVDYEQ, from the exons ATGACGGTGGATATCGACGAATTGGCGGCTAGTCACAACATCGACCTCACCCAAATCGATTTGGACTCGATTCACCTCCCTCCCGGCGAAGATTGTGGCATCTTAAG TGATGATGAAGATCTCAGAGCAGAAGAAAATACTGAATTCGACCCAGGGTATTCGAACATAATTGTAGTGGATCATCTTCCGCAAGTTCCGAAGGAGAAATTCGACAAGCTAGAAAGTGTAATTCGTAAGATTTATAGTCAAATTGGTGTGATTAAGGAAAATGGATTTTGGATGCCGGTTGATCCTGCTACCGAGAAAACACTTGGTTATTGCTTCATCGTGTATAATACTCCTCAG GAAGCTGAGCTTGCGAAGGAGAAGACTCATGGGTACAAGTTGGATAAGTCCCATATTTTTGCAGTTAATTTGTTTGATGAAATTGATAAGTTTATGAAAGTTCCTGATGAATGGGCTCCACCCGAGATAAAGCCGTACACTCCTACG AAAAATCTACAGCACTGGCTTACTGATTCAAAAGCTAGAGATCAGTTTGTTATTCGTGCTGGCGAACATACAGAGGTCTTGTGGAATGATGCTAGACACATGAAGCCAGATCCTGTTTATACTCGCCGG TTTTGGACCGAAAGCTTTGTTCAATGGTCACCATTGGGCACTTATTTGGCTACAGTCCACCACCAAGGCGCTGCTGTCTGGGGCGGGGCCGATACTTTTGATCGCATACATCGTTATGCTCATCCTATG GTTAAATTCATTGATTTTTCTCCTGGAGAGAACTTCCTTGTCACTTACAGCAGTCATGAACCAAGCAATCCCCGCGATACGCAT AGGGTTGTAATCAATATCTTTGATGTGAGGACTGGAAAGGTGAGGAGAGATTTCAAAGGAAGTGCTGATGAGTTTGCAGTTGGTGGAACTGGTGGTTTGACTGGGGTCAATTGGCCCATTTTCAA ATGGGCTGGTGGAAAAGATGACAAATATTTTGCCAGAATAGGGAAGAACGTCGTCTCTGTGTATGAAACAGAGACCTTTAGTCTAATAGATAAAAAGTCTATAAAAGTGGAAAATGTTATGGATTTCTGTTGGTCTCCTACAGATCCGATATTGGCACTTTTTGTTCCAGAGCTTGGAAACCAACCAG TACAGGTAAGTTTATATCAGATCCCAAGCAAAGTGGAAATTAGACAGAAGAATCTGTTCAGTGTCAGTGATTGTAAAATGTATTGGCAAAGCAATGGAGAGTACCTAGCAGTCAAAGTTGACAGGTATACAAAAACCAAGAAAAGCACATATACTGGCTTTGAGCTTTTCCGGATCAAGGAGCGTGACATACCTATTGAAGTCTTAGAGCTTGAAAATAAGAATGACAAGATCATTGCGTTTTCATGGGAGCCCAAGGGCCATAGGTTTGCTGTTATCCATGGTGATAACCCAAGGCCTGATGTAAGTTTCTACTCGATGAAGACTGCTCACCACACAAGCCGAGTTTCTAAGCTCACAACTCTTAAGAGCAAGCAAGCTAATGCACTTTACTGGTCACCTAGTGGTCGGTATATTATATTAGCTGGGTTGAAAGGATTCAACGGGCAGCTTGAGTTTTTCAATGTTGATGAGCTTGAAACTATGGCCACAACTGAGCATTTCATGTGTACTGACATTGAGTGGGATCCTACTGGAag GTATGTCGCAACTGCTGTTACTTCAGTTCATGAGATGGAGAATGGGTTCAACATTTGGTCCTTCAATGGGAAACTGCTTTATAGAATACTAAAGGACCATTTCTTTCAG ttTATATGGCGCCCTAGACCGCCAACTTTGTTGACTCCAGAAAAGGAAGAGGAAATTGCAAAGAATTTGAAACGGTACAGTAAGAAGTATGAAGCCGAAGACCAGGACGTGTCTCTGTTGCTTAGTGAACAAGATCGTGAGAAGAGGAAACAGTTGAAGGAAGAATGGGAGTCGTGGGTAAACAAATGGAAAAAGTACCACGAAGAAGAGAAATTGGAAAGAGAAAATCTTAGAGAGGGTGAAGTAAGTGATGACGATGAGGAATACGAGGCTAAGGAAGTTGAGTATGAGGAGGTTGTGGGTGTTGAAGAAGAAATAGTCGATTACGAGCAGTAA